One window of Phycisphaeraceae bacterium genomic DNA carries:
- a CDS encoding ROK family protein: MAKNGKSGYYIGIDLGGTNMQVGVVSSDLKLLSQAKKKTKAEDGIDGVMSRIVEGVVEACSEAKVKLTDLEAIGLAAPGAVDPSEGVVLAADNLRWSNAPAAQILQKRTGVKTYLDNDVNAAVWGENKLGAGKNSKNLLGVWLGTGIGGGLIFNGELYYGPFFTAGEIGHMISLPFNPPGERSLEHNCSRTAVVNRLVKLIKANRKSKLVDLAEGDLDKIKSKLVAKAYEDKDELTVEVLDSAAELLGITLAGVTTLLSLDRIVLGGGLTEAMGNPWVNLVEQHTRRFAFPDRCKQVKVVASTLEDRAGLMGAAMIAMQRHEK, encoded by the coding sequence ATGGCGAAAAACGGAAAATCCGGCTACTACATCGGGATCGACCTCGGCGGCACAAACATGCAGGTCGGCGTCGTCTCTTCCGATCTGAAGCTGCTCTCGCAGGCCAAGAAGAAGACCAAGGCCGAAGACGGCATCGACGGCGTCATGAGCCGCATCGTCGAAGGCGTGGTCGAAGCCTGCTCCGAAGCCAAGGTCAAGCTCACCGATCTCGAAGCTATCGGCCTCGCCGCGCCCGGCGCCGTCGATCCTTCCGAAGGCGTCGTTCTCGCCGCCGACAATCTCCGTTGGTCCAACGCGCCCGCCGCGCAGATCCTCCAGAAGCGCACCGGCGTCAAGACCTATCTCGACAACGATGTCAACGCCGCCGTCTGGGGAGAGAACAAACTCGGCGCCGGCAAAAACTCCAAGAACCTCCTCGGCGTCTGGCTCGGCACCGGCATCGGCGGCGGACTCATTTTCAACGGCGAGCTCTACTACGGCCCCTTCTTCACCGCCGGCGAGATCGGCCACATGATCTCGCTCCCCTTCAATCCGCCCGGTGAGCGCTCGCTCGAACACAACTGCTCGCGCACCGCCGTCGTCAATCGCCTCGTCAAGCTCATCAAGGCCAACCGCAAGAGCAAGCTCGTCGATCTCGCCGAGGGCGATCTCGACAAGATCAAGTCCAAGCTCGTCGCCAAGGCATACGAAGACAAGGACGAACTCACGGTCGAAGTGCTCGATTCCGCCGCGGAATTGCTCGGCATCACGCTCGCCGGGGTGACGACTCTCCTCTCGCTCGATCGCATCGTGCTCGGGGGCGGCCTCACGGAAGCGATGGGAAATCCCTGGGTCAATCTCGTCGAGCAGCACACCCGCAGGTTCGCCTTCCCCGATCGCTGCAAACAGGTGAAAGTCGTCGCGAGCACGCTCGAAGACCGCGCCGGTCTCATGGGCGCCGCGATGATCGCGATGCAGCGCCACGAGAAATAG
- a CDS encoding MATE family efflux transporter yields MSQAIDSTSSKAGDALQPAGRSPLMELLAIAIPTVATMTSYTLMTFVDKLMVSRIGPDPVYVGAQGNGGITSWIAVSIVFGTLTVVNTYVSQNFGAGKPERAPAYAWNGVWLSIIAWIVLILPYAAFIPTMFDLIRDRSLSPDALADAVRRDEMAAPCAQILLVGSIITMARQAIGQFFYGMHKPSIMLIAGVAGNISNFILNSVFIYGPNGPAEGTQSGVVQSIIHGWFAAASGVADALHIPALGVVGAAVGTVLGTVVELLVLLVVFLSPQFHRRFATRSGWRPSLSHLKDLFRIGWAPGLMFGNEMICWGAFMVYFVGHFGAQHSTAGFIAHQWMSLSFMPAVGISVAVTAVVGKCMGMGRPDLAAQRAWLALGLAMIYMGICAVCFIVFRHWLVGIFIDPETSPEVAAEVLRLGSAFLILCALFQIFDAIAMTLSGALRGAGDTTFVGVVTVISSWIVIVGGGWVSVRYFAQFESIGPWVAAALYIITLSIFILTRFLAGRWKSIRLVHDEQHPAPEPQVTAGAVADGVV; encoded by the coding sequence ATGTCGCAAGCCATCGACTCAACCTCTTCCAAGGCTGGTGACGCTCTTCAGCCGGCCGGGCGATCTCCGCTGATGGAGCTGCTCGCGATCGCGATACCAACGGTCGCGACGATGACCAGCTACACGCTGATGACTTTCGTCGACAAGCTGATGGTCAGCCGGATCGGACCCGATCCTGTCTATGTCGGCGCGCAAGGCAACGGGGGAATCACGAGCTGGATCGCCGTGTCGATCGTCTTCGGCACGCTCACCGTCGTCAACACCTACGTCAGCCAGAACTTTGGGGCGGGGAAGCCCGAGCGGGCGCCCGCCTACGCCTGGAACGGCGTCTGGCTCTCGATCATCGCGTGGATTGTTCTCATTCTGCCCTACGCCGCGTTCATTCCCACAATGTTCGACCTCATCCGCGATCGCAGCCTGAGTCCGGACGCGCTCGCCGACGCGGTTCGCCGCGACGAGATGGCTGCTCCGTGTGCGCAGATTCTCCTGGTCGGCTCGATCATTACGATGGCGAGACAGGCGATCGGCCAGTTTTTCTACGGCATGCACAAGCCGTCGATCATGTTGATTGCCGGCGTCGCCGGCAATATCTCCAACTTCATTCTCAATTCGGTCTTCATCTACGGACCGAACGGGCCCGCCGAAGGTACTCAATCCGGCGTCGTTCAATCCATTATCCACGGCTGGTTTGCCGCGGCATCGGGCGTCGCCGATGCGCTGCACATCCCCGCGCTCGGCGTCGTCGGCGCCGCGGTCGGCACGGTCCTCGGCACGGTGGTCGAGTTGCTCGTGCTCCTGGTTGTGTTTCTCTCGCCTCAGTTCCACCGCCGGTTCGCGACGCGCTCCGGTTGGCGCCCGTCGCTGTCGCATTTGAAAGACCTCTTCCGCATCGGCTGGGCGCCCGGCCTCATGTTCGGCAACGAGATGATCTGCTGGGGCGCCTTCATGGTCTATTTCGTCGGGCACTTCGGCGCGCAGCATTCGACCGCCGGATTCATCGCCCACCAGTGGATGAGCCTTTCCTTCATGCCCGCCGTCGGAATTTCAGTCGCTGTCACGGCCGTCGTCGGAAAGTGCATGGGCATGGGCAGGCCCGATCTCGCGGCACAGCGCGCGTGGCTCGCGCTCGGCTTGGCCATGATCTACATGGGCATCTGCGCCGTTTGCTTCATCGTTTTCCGGCACTGGCTCGTCGGCATCTTCATCGACCCCGAGACTTCGCCCGAGGTCGCGGCGGAGGTCCTGCGTCTCGGCTCCGCCTTTTTGATTCTGTGCGCGCTCTTCCAGATCTTTGATGCCATCGCCATGACGCTCTCGGGCGCCCTGCGCGGCGCGGGCGATACCACCTTCGTCGGTGTCGTCACCGTCATCAGCTCCTGGATCGTCATCGTCGGCGGCGGCTGGGTCAGCGTGCGTTACTTCGCCCAGTTCGAGTCCATCGGCCCCTGGGTCGCCGCGGCACTCTACATCATCACGCTCAGTATCTTCATTCTCACGCGCTTCCTCGCCGGGCGCTGGAAGTCGATCAGGCTCGTGCACGACGAGCAGCACCCGGCCCCCGAGCCGCAGGTCACGGCGGGAGCCGTTGCCGACGGCGTTGTGTGA
- a CDS encoding DinB family protein: MNPLKLYDYLVRSREKMFDAVRPLTFEQYGQRFDFALETIGATITHMMISEWYYLARFRGLPVPPYSQWPVQYENPATFEVVEKNWQAQQREVRGVIGSERDWTRRIEYDSFADDAGKRWHIGATAGDVLTQLALHEVHHRSQLMVMLRLLGARPLQDIDYNELMYERREIT; encoded by the coding sequence ATGAATCCGCTCAAGCTCTACGACTACCTTGTTCGCTCGCGCGAAAAGATGTTCGATGCGGTGCGCCCGTTAACATTCGAGCAATACGGACAGAGGTTCGACTTCGCTCTCGAAACCATCGGCGCGACGATTACGCACATGATGATCTCCGAGTGGTACTACCTCGCGCGCTTCCGCGGGCTGCCGGTGCCGCCGTATTCGCAATGGCCTGTCCAATACGAGAATCCTGCTACGTTCGAAGTCGTGGAGAAGAACTGGCAAGCGCAACAGCGGGAAGTGCGGGGCGTGATCGGATCGGAGCGTGACTGGACTCGCCGCATCGAGTACGACTCGTTCGCCGATGATGCCGGAAAGCGCTGGCACATCGGCGCGACTGCCGGCGACGTGCTGACGCAGCTTGCGCTCCACGAAGTGCATCACCGATCACAACTCATGGTCATGCTGCGCCTGCTCGGCGCTCGGCCCCTGCAGGATATTGACTACAACGAATTGATGTACGAACGCCGTGAAATCACTTGA
- a CDS encoding PQQ-binding-like beta-propeller repeat protein — protein sequence MWGRFEVEVKRSVRAWLFAFVLLVGVSAPVVAQVAPVYPDDSVQARETLSRVDDLLGTGNLAESSRVIQALLDGEGDKVLESKDDGDVFFSVREHIHKLLLSRPALLERYRATEGPRADKLLEEGKFAEVERARLLTAAGFEAALRVAQTNFEAAQFEAARLTLEQLEHHPDRSGKGGRDAAALAAKVSRYLPREDVRHWADRWLREAGAGGGVGDPIDLPAGLDTEFASPRVGGKAPEWDSLPEAALVSSVLARRASRDGEEDEDDVQVFEIARQSASRAWMMPVVVDDLVIVNNGAEISGLDRFTLSPVWSIRPAPSARSDFRRDSSRQGPPLSRLEESAWVIVSGPVGVASMGYVTETGREGDRRLIAFDIRTGRVLWSVDPATLDRRLEGCSVRGEPVVSEGVLIVPMRRNSSVRRVSGAVLAGLDIWTGKLRWVRPLCSVGVMPFNRAPRAAERCVAADGIVYRADGLGIVAAVEAASGRVVWVRRMNPPGDLRTFSVLSLQASNQPWAGSEPVLDGTSLITLTPDASAIVRLSAVDGTMLGRRNADDLGDATTLPSYLMRVKDRLIVVTADRVISLPLSGFEKSNPVVSPSFREPAMVGRMAALSGGQLLVPLEDRLLVFDAADLKQAASHPITKTGNIIALGDGLLVADSGELHAFLKWETAEAILSKRLAATPDDPSPALSMMNLAFRAQKYPSIVPAVDRVLEIRDRLPDSTAAQAARRRLIDSLRNMFAAGKQRWDPAADQRASGGPIAAPSVQVLSELALRFARGAESPAELAEYELTLGWLGEAKGAPASSLEAYTRILSDDSLGGSTVAGEFGVPVRASEMATDRLLALVKRQGPDIYAAFAAQAARELEELGEQASPAELVALARRYPAAPAAASAWSRLAEAYTKNNRRPAAARALALAMRALEYSQSSRAPELAAEGRHVATRLVETLAALDRASEAVRVANEASRIFSGGPIAVPSVASDRLLSGNRRARFGDRVQPDVQSLVGWLVAEPKITEGPGRPTDRVVMTSPGRKQVGLFVTSLTDGRLEPRWVRNYEQRQPRVIRIDQSATYLYWPAESRPDRAGGVIERIRNDGTSAWLSREVAGMLDEIELRLPDDAAPFVTPLDGSVSPGDLLVAMDAGTLILIERVGRIVSIDLESGKPLWSTRIPSIQVYDGAISAGTLIVGGASTERPDARVGVGAGPISLPAMTMFALDARKGGTPKDLRPILSKLVPDSKVSNRSPGDRQQVRWLRSLGGGRVLVGMYDRVVAIDAPAERVLWSYEKPSVGRSLECWIVGDRAFVLNDDHAIVGLTLGDGSSPVGELDSKERIQTDSAVGVVALPDGSVAFASSRGVAVFERDGKLIGMDSGVMAGEATAQLFALGADKVAMIPDEEPDRTLDLRILALPSGKLVSSKPVALSRPPSALHAVDGRLILTAGGISMVLPAPAEPDNFLP from the coding sequence ATGTGGGGGCGATTCGAAGTCGAGGTGAAGCGAAGCGTGAGAGCCTGGCTCTTCGCGTTTGTGCTTCTCGTCGGCGTCAGCGCCCCGGTCGTGGCCCAGGTGGCACCCGTCTATCCGGATGATTCGGTCCAGGCGCGCGAGACACTTTCCCGCGTGGACGATCTGCTCGGCACCGGGAATCTCGCCGAGTCGTCACGCGTCATCCAGGCGCTGCTGGATGGAGAGGGCGACAAGGTTCTCGAATCGAAGGATGACGGGGACGTCTTTTTCAGCGTGCGCGAACACATACACAAGCTGCTGCTCTCGAGGCCCGCCCTTTTGGAGCGGTATCGCGCGACCGAAGGCCCGCGCGCGGACAAGCTGTTGGAGGAGGGCAAGTTTGCCGAGGTCGAGAGGGCGCGGCTGCTGACTGCCGCGGGATTCGAAGCGGCTCTTCGGGTGGCGCAAACGAATTTCGAAGCCGCGCAATTTGAGGCGGCTCGGCTGACGCTCGAGCAACTCGAGCACCACCCGGATCGGTCGGGCAAGGGCGGGCGGGATGCCGCGGCCCTTGCCGCGAAGGTGTCGCGCTATCTGCCGCGCGAAGACGTCAGGCATTGGGCGGATCGGTGGCTTCGCGAGGCGGGGGCGGGAGGCGGAGTCGGTGACCCGATCGACCTTCCGGCCGGGCTGGACACCGAGTTCGCCAGCCCGCGCGTGGGGGGCAAAGCCCCCGAGTGGGATTCGCTGCCCGAAGCCGCGCTCGTCTCGAGTGTGCTGGCACGGCGCGCGTCGCGCGACGGCGAAGAGGACGAAGATGATGTTCAGGTCTTCGAAATAGCGCGGCAGTCGGCATCGCGGGCGTGGATGATGCCCGTGGTTGTGGACGATCTCGTCATCGTCAACAACGGCGCCGAGATCAGCGGGCTCGACCGCTTCACGCTGAGCCCGGTGTGGTCGATCCGGCCCGCGCCGTCGGCCCGATCCGATTTTCGGAGGGATTCATCGCGCCAGGGTCCGCCTCTTTCGAGGCTCGAGGAGAGCGCGTGGGTGATCGTGAGCGGGCCGGTCGGTGTCGCTTCGATGGGCTACGTGACCGAGACCGGACGCGAAGGCGATCGACGCCTGATCGCGTTCGACATTCGAACCGGAAGAGTTCTGTGGTCGGTCGACCCCGCGACGCTGGATCGCAGGCTCGAAGGCTGCTCGGTCCGCGGCGAACCGGTCGTGAGCGAGGGCGTGCTGATCGTTCCGATGCGCCGGAATTCGTCGGTGCGGCGCGTCTCGGGCGCCGTGCTGGCGGGGCTTGACATTTGGACGGGAAAGCTTCGGTGGGTGAGGCCTCTGTGCAGCGTGGGCGTCATGCCGTTCAATCGTGCGCCGCGTGCCGCGGAGCGATGCGTTGCGGCGGACGGGATTGTGTATCGCGCCGACGGACTGGGAATCGTGGCGGCGGTCGAGGCTGCGAGCGGCCGGGTCGTGTGGGTGCGTCGAATGAATCCGCCCGGCGATCTGCGGACGTTTTCGGTGCTCTCGCTGCAGGCGAGCAACCAGCCTTGGGCGGGCTCGGAGCCGGTGCTTGACGGGACCTCTTTGATCACGCTCACCCCGGATGCCTCCGCCATCGTGAGGCTTTCTGCTGTGGACGGAACCATGCTCGGACGCCGCAACGCCGACGACCTTGGCGACGCGACCACGCTGCCTTCGTACCTGATGCGCGTCAAGGATCGGCTCATCGTGGTGACGGCGGATCGAGTGATTTCGTTGCCGCTTTCCGGTTTCGAAAAGTCGAATCCTGTGGTGAGCCCGTCGTTCCGCGAGCCGGCCATGGTCGGGCGCATGGCGGCGCTCTCGGGTGGACAGCTCTTGGTCCCGCTCGAAGATCGGCTGCTCGTCTTCGACGCGGCGGACCTCAAGCAAGCGGCCTCGCATCCGATCACGAAGACCGGGAACATCATCGCGCTCGGCGACGGGTTGCTGGTCGCGGATTCCGGCGAGCTGCACGCCTTTTTGAAGTGGGAAACCGCCGAGGCGATCCTGAGCAAGAGGCTGGCGGCGACTCCCGACGATCCGTCGCCAGCGCTGTCGATGATGAATCTCGCGTTCCGCGCACAGAAATACCCGAGCATCGTTCCGGCGGTGGATCGTGTGCTCGAGATCCGCGATCGGTTGCCGGATTCGACGGCGGCGCAGGCGGCGCGGCGCAGGCTGATCGATTCGCTCAGGAATATGTTTGCCGCGGGCAAGCAGAGATGGGACCCGGCGGCCGATCAGCGTGCGAGCGGCGGACCGATTGCGGCACCCTCGGTTCAAGTGCTCAGCGAGCTGGCGCTGCGGTTTGCGCGCGGAGCGGAATCGCCGGCGGAACTCGCGGAGTACGAGCTGACGCTCGGCTGGCTCGGCGAAGCGAAGGGTGCTCCGGCATCAAGCCTTGAGGCGTACACGAGAATCCTCTCGGATGATTCACTCGGCGGATCGACGGTCGCCGGAGAGTTCGGTGTGCCGGTGCGTGCATCGGAGATGGCGACCGATCGCCTGCTGGCGCTGGTGAAGCGCCAGGGGCCGGATATCTATGCGGCGTTCGCTGCGCAGGCCGCGCGCGAACTCGAGGAATTAGGGGAGCAGGCGAGCCCGGCGGAGCTTGTTGCGCTCGCGAGGCGGTATCCCGCGGCGCCTGCGGCTGCGAGCGCGTGGTCGAGACTCGCCGAGGCATATACAAAGAACAACCGACGTCCTGCCGCGGCACGCGCTCTCGCGCTGGCGATGCGAGCGCTTGAGTATTCGCAGAGTTCACGCGCCCCGGAGTTGGCGGCAGAGGGCCGGCATGTCGCGACCCGGCTTGTAGAGACTCTCGCAGCGCTCGACCGGGCGTCGGAGGCGGTTCGCGTGGCGAACGAGGCGTCGAGAATCTTCAGCGGCGGGCCGATCGCGGTGCCGTCGGTCGCGAGCGATCGGCTGTTGAGTGGCAACCGACGGGCGCGGTTTGGCGACCGAGTCCAACCCGACGTTCAGTCGCTCGTCGGATGGCTGGTTGCGGAGCCCAAGATCACCGAAGGCCCCGGCCGACCGACCGATCGCGTGGTGATGACCTCGCCGGGGCGCAAGCAGGTCGGGCTCTTTGTGACTTCGCTGACAGACGGCCGGCTCGAGCCGCGCTGGGTTCGAAACTACGAGCAGAGGCAGCCGCGGGTGATCCGGATCGATCAGTCGGCGACGTATCTCTACTGGCCGGCGGAATCGCGCCCCGATCGGGCCGGAGGCGTGATCGAACGAATCCGCAACGATGGAACCAGCGCGTGGCTTTCGCGCGAGGTTGCCGGCATGCTCGACGAGATCGAGCTTCGCCTTCCGGACGACGCGGCGCCGTTTGTAACGCCGCTGGATGGTTCGGTCAGCCCGGGCGACCTGCTTGTCGCGATGGATGCGGGCACGCTCATCCTGATTGAACGAGTCGGCCGGATCGTGAGCATCGATCTCGAAAGCGGAAAGCCGTTGTGGTCGACGCGAATTCCTTCGATCCAAGTGTATGACGGGGCGATCTCGGCTGGAACATTGATCGTCGGCGGGGCGAGCACCGAACGCCCGGATGCGAGAGTCGGGGTGGGCGCCGGGCCGATCTCGTTGCCCGCCATGACGATGTTCGCGCTGGATGCACGAAAGGGCGGAACGCCGAAGGACCTGAGACCGATTCTGAGCAAACTCGTCCCGGATTCGAAGGTTTCGAATCGCTCGCCCGGTGATCGCCAGCAGGTGCGCTGGCTCCGCAGCCTGGGCGGGGGCCGGGTGCTGGTGGGGATGTACGACCGGGTGGTCGCGATCGATGCTCCGGCCGAACGTGTGCTCTGGAGCTACGAGAAGCCCTCGGTCGGCCGATCGCTCGAGTGCTGGATTGTCGGCGATCGGGCGTTCGTTCTGAACGACGACCACGCCATCGTCGGGCTCACGCTCGGAGACGGAAGCTCGCCGGTGGGCGAACTGGACAGCAAGGAAAGAATTCAGACCGATTCAGCTGTTGGTGTCGTGGCGTTGCCCGACGGCAGCGTCGCCTTTGCTTCCTCACGCGGCGTCGCGGTCTTTGAGCGCGACGGCAAACTCATCGGCATGGACAGCGGAGTGATGGCGGGCGAAGCGACGGCGCAGTTGTTTGCCCTGGGCGCGGACAAGGTGGCGATGATCCCGGACGAGGAACCGGATCGGACGCTCGATCTGCGGATCCTCGCGTTACCGAGCGGGAAGCTGGTGTCTTCCAAGCCCGTGGCTCTTTCGCGACCGCCCTCGGCACTGCACGCGGTGGATGGTCGGCTCATTCTGACGGCGGGCGGAATTTCGATGGTCTTGCCCGCGCCGGCGGAGCCGGACAATTTTCTGCCGTGA
- a CDS encoding arylsulfatase produces the protein MRILLALALFVSLVSHVRGEQANHGVQSGTKPNIVYIVADDLGWKDVGFNGATDMKTPNLDALAAGGARLDQFYVQPMCTPTRAALMTGRYPFRYGLQTAVIPSTSTYGLNLDEWLLPQALKEAGYDTAIIGKWHLGHADKKFWPKQRGFDYQYGAMIGELDYYTHGDKGVLDWFRDNEPVREEGYTTTLLGDDAVRYIELHNKSTPFFMYLAFNAPHTPYQAPKEYVDRFPNIQDPTRRTYAGMVSCLDDQVGRVVAALDKAGIRDNTLIVFHSDNGGTRSAMFAGVMADMSKVTIPCDNGPYREGKGTLFEGGTRVCALANWPGKIAPGTREGLIHIVDMFPTVTGLAGAPTSKSKPLDGMDAWGMLAQDSNSTRNEIVYNIEPFRAAIREGDWKLIWRTMLPSSVDLYNIKDDPSEAKNLASQYPEKVAGMQKRIEELAKQCEKPLFLIDQFKVVQHGMHGQPILPTDDEYAGVEGP, from the coding sequence ATGCGAATCTTGTTGGCCTTGGCACTCTTCGTCTCGCTGGTCTCGCATGTGCGCGGCGAACAGGCAAATCACGGGGTCCAGTCCGGCACCAAGCCCAACATCGTGTACATCGTGGCGGACGATCTCGGATGGAAAGATGTCGGGTTCAATGGCGCGACGGACATGAAGACTCCGAACCTCGATGCGCTCGCCGCGGGAGGGGCGCGGCTCGATCAGTTCTATGTGCAGCCGATGTGCACGCCGACTCGCGCGGCACTGATGACCGGGCGCTACCCGTTCCGATACGGGCTGCAGACCGCGGTTATTCCTTCCACTTCGACGTACGGCTTGAACCTCGACGAGTGGCTGTTGCCGCAGGCGCTCAAGGAAGCGGGCTACGACACGGCGATCATCGGCAAGTGGCATCTCGGCCACGCCGACAAGAAGTTCTGGCCGAAGCAGCGCGGGTTTGATTATCAGTACGGCGCGATGATCGGCGAGCTCGATTACTACACGCACGGCGACAAGGGTGTGCTCGACTGGTTCCGCGATAACGAACCCGTGCGCGAAGAGGGATACACGACCACGCTGCTCGGGGACGACGCGGTGCGGTACATCGAGCTTCACAACAAGTCGACTCCGTTTTTCATGTACCTCGCGTTCAACGCGCCCCACACGCCCTATCAGGCGCCGAAGGAATATGTTGATCGCTTCCCGAACATTCAGGACCCGACCCGCCGGACCTACGCGGGCATGGTCTCGTGCCTCGATGATCAGGTGGGCCGAGTTGTTGCGGCTCTCGACAAGGCGGGGATTCGTGACAACACCCTGATTGTTTTTCACAGCGACAACGGCGGCACGCGCAGCGCCATGTTCGCGGGCGTCATGGCGGACATGTCGAAGGTGACGATCCCGTGCGACAACGGGCCGTATCGCGAAGGAAAAGGAACTCTTTTCGAGGGCGGAACGCGGGTGTGCGCGCTGGCGAACTGGCCGGGCAAGATCGCGCCGGGCACACGGGAGGGACTGATCCACATTGTCGATATGTTCCCGACAGTGACGGGGCTCGCGGGCGCTCCGACCTCGAAGAGCAAGCCGCTCGACGGGATGGATGCCTGGGGAATGCTCGCGCAGGATTCGAATTCGACGCGAAACGAAATCGTCTACAACATCGAGCCGTTCCGTGCCGCGATCCGGGAGGGTGACTGGAAGTTGATCTGGCGGACGATGCTCCCCTCGTCGGTTGACTTGTACAACATCAAGGACGACCCATCGGAAGCGAAGAATCTCGCGTCGCAGTATCCCGAGAAGGTCGCGGGGATGCAGAAGCGCATCGAAGAGCTCGCGAAGCAGTGCGAGAAGCCGCTGTTCCTGATCGATCAGTTCAAGGTCGTGCAGCACGGAATGCACGGTCAACCGATTCTGCCGACCGATGACGAATACGCCGGCGTCGAAGGACCATAA
- a CDS encoding tetratricopeptide repeat protein, which translates to MSSDPMDMVIGSSTATRDAAAADKHVQAAKQATQSGNRAEAIAELRKALSNDPNNAEVLFNLAYQLDLVGEEDEALSLYERAANRQPAHINALINLAVMYEDRGDLMRSERCLRQVLDTNPNHPRARMYMKDVMGSKEIIVEDEADRDIFKRRALLDTPVTDFELSVRARTCLKKMNIRSLGDLLKITEAELLSYKNFGESSLQEIKAMLVQKNLRLGQGLEDAHRAARRALQDQYKGTGQEQTLGKPVTDLNLSVRARKALQLLNIQTLGDLASHTEAELMGIKNFGATSLTEIRDRLTEFGLGLRKLDS; encoded by the coding sequence ATGAGCAGCGACCCAATGGACATGGTGATCGGTTCCAGCACCGCAACGCGCGATGCCGCGGCGGCGGACAAGCACGTTCAGGCCGCGAAGCAGGCAACGCAATCGGGCAATCGCGCCGAGGCGATCGCGGAGCTGCGCAAAGCGCTCTCGAACGATCCGAACAACGCCGAAGTGCTGTTCAATCTCGCGTACCAGCTCGACCTCGTCGGCGAAGAAGACGAGGCGCTCTCGCTCTACGAGCGTGCCGCAAACCGTCAGCCCGCGCACATCAACGCACTGATCAATCTCGCCGTGATGTACGAAGACCGGGGCGATCTCATGCGTTCGGAGCGCTGCCTGCGCCAGGTGCTCGACACCAACCCGAATCATCCGCGCGCCCGCATGTACATGAAGGACGTGATGGGCAGCAAGGAGATCATCGTCGAGGACGAGGCCGATCGCGACATCTTCAAGCGTCGTGCTCTTCTTGACACGCCGGTGACCGATTTCGAACTCTCGGTCCGCGCCCGCACCTGCCTCAAGAAGATGAACATCCGCTCGCTCGGCGACCTGCTCAAGATCACCGAGGCGGAATTGCTCAGTTACAAGAACTTCGGCGAGAGCAGCCTGCAGGAAATCAAGGCCATGCTCGTACAGAAGAACCTGCGCCTGGGCCAGGGCCTCGAAGATGCGCATCGTGCCGCGCGGCGCGCTCTGCAGGATCAGTACAAGGGCACGGGCCAGGAGCAGACGCTCGGCAAGCCGGTCACGGATCTCAATCTGTCCGTCCGCGCCCGTAAAGCCCTCCAGCTTCTCAATATCCAGACGCTGGGCGATCTCGCGAGCCACACCGAAGCGGAACTCATGGGCATCAAGAATTTCGGCGCGACCTCGCTCACCGAAATCCGCGATCGCCTCACCGAGTTCGGGCTCGGCCTCCGCAAGCTCGATTCGTAA
- a CDS encoding Nif3-like dinuclear metal center hexameric protein gives MRVQDAVKAMERIAPLEYAEAWDRVGLHVGRGEASLRGGILLTIDLTERVMYEAEEAGVGLIIAYHPPIWEALARVTDTSAKQRVILRAIERGIAIYSPHTALDAVEGGMTDWLCEGLSGGGLSGGSEGKILGDCRALKSHARIEETQQVKIVTFVPSAEVDRIRSALATAGAGLIGDYSVCSFSLEGNGTFLGGAGAAPAAGKAGSLESVREVRLEMVCSKAALALAIQTLEQFHPYEEPALDVYELMPKPARRVGAGRRLVLDRPIPISELAARLKKHIARENVRVACADINKPVSVIGVCPGAGAELVAAATKDGCEVFVTGEMKHHEVMSALDAGVGLILGEHTSTERGYLARLAARLEKALPGVRVSCAMNDVDPVRVL, from the coding sequence ATGCGGGTTCAAGATGCGGTCAAGGCGATGGAGCGGATCGCGCCGCTGGAATACGCCGAGGCGTGGGACCGCGTGGGGTTGCACGTCGGGCGCGGCGAGGCGTCGCTGCGGGGAGGAATTCTTCTCACGATCGATCTGACCGAGCGCGTGATGTACGAGGCGGAGGAAGCGGGTGTCGGCCTGATCATCGCGTATCACCCGCCAATCTGGGAGGCGCTCGCGCGCGTGACCGATACCTCGGCGAAGCAGCGCGTGATTCTGCGGGCGATCGAGCGGGGGATCGCGATCTATTCGCCTCACACGGCGCTGGATGCGGTGGAGGGCGGGATGACGGATTGGCTGTGCGAAGGATTGTCGGGTGGGGGGTTGTCGGGCGGGAGCGAAGGGAAGATTCTGGGCGACTGCCGCGCTTTGAAGTCGCACGCGCGGATCGAAGAGACGCAGCAGGTGAAGATCGTGACGTTTGTTCCGTCGGCGGAGGTGGACAGGATCCGCTCGGCGCTGGCGACCGCCGGGGCCGGGCTCATCGGCGACTACTCGGTGTGTTCGTTTTCGCTCGAGGGAAACGGGACGTTTTTGGGCGGCGCGGGCGCGGCACCGGCGGCCGGAAAAGCCGGGAGTCTCGAGAGCGTCCGCGAGGTACGGCTCGAGATGGTGTGCTCGAAGGCGGCGCTGGCGCTCGCGATCCAGACGCTCGAACAGTTTCATCCGTATGAGGAGCCGGCGCTCGATGTTTATGAACTGATGCCCAAGCCGGCGCGGCGCGTGGGGGCCGGGCGACGGCTCGTGCTGGATCGCCCGATTCCGATTTCGGAGCTGGCGGCGAGGCTGAAGAAGCACATCGCCCGCGAAAATGTTCGGGTTGCGTGTGCCGACATCAACAAGCCGGTGAGCGTAATCGGTGTTTGCCCGGGAGCGGGTGCGGAACTGGTTGCGGCGGCGACGAAGGACGGGTGCGAAGTCTTTGTGACGGGGGAAATGAAACACCACGAGGTGATGAGCGCGCTCGACGCGGGCGTCGGGCTCATTCTCGGAGAGCACACGAGCACGGAGCGCGGGTATCTGGCGCGGCTGGCGGCGCGGCTGGAGAAGGCACTGCCCGGCGTGCGAGTGTCGTGTGCGATGAACGATGTCGATCCCGTGCGCGTGCTTTGA